Proteins from a genomic interval of Collinsella sp. zg1085:
- a CDS encoding PTS system mannose/fructose/sorbose family transporter subunit IID → MASNEFIVPEHYEDMTPAAQVDQATLNRMALRSCFLQSSFNFETMQSGGWLFSMLPGLEKVHTNKNDLAASMYHNLDFINTHPFLVTFVMGIVLSLEQNKMDIQTIRAVRISAASPLGGIGDALFWLTLVPITAGITSNMAIQGNAFAPLAFLIVFNVCQFALRLGLMSWSYKLGTSAIDALTTNMQAFTRAASIMGVFIVGCLTVTMGGTQINLTIPNGTSRSIVAHTVVVSDADAKNFTDLASIDTKTAEAGTLAMTDMEGNPLMAVADGAAVETGVTSLGNGMSSVTYGEVTESPVTFSVADTLNTVLPKLVPLCLVLVLYWLFAKHNFTPIKGIAVLLVLGILGSGLGLWSSIW, encoded by the coding sequence ATGGCATCTAATGAGTTCATTGTTCCTGAGCACTATGAGGATATGACGCCTGCCGCTCAGGTAGATCAGGCAACCCTTAATCGCATGGCACTTCGTTCATGCTTCCTGCAGTCCTCATTTAACTTTGAGACCATGCAGTCAGGTGGCTGGCTCTTCTCCATGCTTCCTGGTCTTGAGAAGGTTCACACCAACAAGAACGACCTCGCGGCATCGATGTACCACAACTTGGACTTCATCAACACCCACCCGTTCTTGGTAACCTTCGTTATGGGTATTGTTCTCTCACTCGAGCAGAACAAGATGGACATCCAGACCATTCGTGCCGTCCGTATTTCCGCAGCTTCCCCGCTCGGAGGTATTGGTGACGCTCTCTTCTGGCTGACCTTGGTACCTATTACTGCTGGTATTACGTCCAACATGGCAATTCAGGGCAATGCCTTCGCTCCGTTGGCCTTCCTGATTGTCTTTAATGTCTGCCAGTTTGCTCTGCGCCTTGGCCTGATGAGCTGGTCTTACAAGCTGGGTACCTCTGCTATTGATGCATTGACCACCAATATGCAGGCCTTTACCCGTGCTGCATCCATCATGGGTGTCTTCATTGTTGGTTGCCTGACCGTCACCATGGGTGGCACTCAGATTAACCTTACCATCCCCAACGGTACGAGCCGCTCCATTGTTGCTCACACAGTTGTTGTATCTGATGCTGATGCTAAGAACTTTACAGATCTTGCAAGCATTGATACTAAGACCGCTGAGGCTGGCACCCTTGCTATGACCGACATGGAAGGTAATCCGCTCATGGCTGTTGCTGACGGCGCAGCTGTTGAGACTGGCGTTACTTCACTTGGTAATGGCATGAGCTCCGTTACCTATGGTGAGGTTACCGAGTCTCCGGTTACCTTCTCGGTGGCTGACACGCTGAACACCGTGCTTCCTAAGCTCGTTCCGCTGTGCTTGGTGCTCGTTCTGTACTGGCTCTTTGCTAAGCATAACTTCACCCCAATCAAGGGTATCGCTGTGCTGCTGGTTCTCGGCATCCTGGGTTCTGGCCTGGGTCTGTGGTCAAGCATCTGGTAA
- a CDS encoding PTS sugar transporter subunit IIC has translation MEASILQIVLIFLVTFVAAIDQFDFLESLYQPIVTGAVVGLILGNLEVGLVVGGTYQLMTIGNMPIGGAQPPNAVIGGIMATIFACSLNMEPNVAVAAAIPFALLGQYGVTLFFTVRAPLLENFRAAAVKADPKGVTVWTVINEVILGLIFAVIVTLFFVGGQAFGQQVVDAIPEWLNTGLKAAGGMMRFVGFAILLKIMMSRDMWAFFFMGFGLACIVAAIDSLATPGLLILAFVGFGLAFWDFQQQTGLKGAVVDGGDMTDGI, from the coding sequence ATGGAAGCCTCGATTCTTCAAATCGTTCTGATCTTCTTGGTTACCTTTGTAGCCGCTATCGATCAGTTCGACTTCCTCGAGTCGCTGTATCAGCCCATCGTTACCGGCGCCGTGGTTGGCCTTATTTTGGGTAACCTCGAAGTTGGTCTCGTTGTTGGTGGTACCTATCAGCTCATGACGATTGGTAACATGCCCATTGGTGGAGCTCAGCCCCCCAACGCGGTAATCGGTGGCATTATGGCAACAATCTTTGCCTGCTCACTCAACATGGAGCCCAACGTTGCTGTAGCTGCAGCTATCCCGTTTGCTCTGCTCGGCCAGTATGGCGTAACTCTGTTCTTCACCGTTCGCGCACCTCTCCTTGAGAACTTCCGCGCAGCTGCTGTGAAGGCTGACCCCAAGGGCGTAACCGTTTGGACAGTTATCAATGAGGTTATTCTTGGTCTCATCTTTGCTGTTATCGTTACACTGTTCTTTGTTGGCGGTCAGGCATTTGGTCAGCAGGTTGTTGACGCTATTCCTGAGTGGCTCAACACAGGCCTTAAGGCCGCTGGTGGCATGATGCGCTTTGTTGGCTTTGCTATTCTTCTGAAGATTATGATGAGCCGCGATATGTGGGCCTTCTTCTTCATGGGCTTTGGCCTTGCTTGCATCGTTGCTGCTATCGACTCTCTTGCAACACCTGGCCTGCTCATTCTTGCCTTTGTTGGCTTTGGCCTTGCCTTCTGGGATTTCCAGCAGCAGACTGGCCTCAAGGGCGCTGTTGTTGATGGAGGTGACATGACAGATGGCATCTAA
- the agaB gene encoding PTS galactosamine transporter subunit IIB — translation MAEPNILLTRIDNRLIHGQVATQWNSTIGSNLILVANDEVSGNTMRQNLMKMAAPTGVQTRFFSLQKTIDVIGKASPQQKIFIVAESPQDVLKLVKGGVPIRKVNIGNMHMSEGKRQVATSVAVDDADVAAFRELQELGVELEIRRVPSTPVEDTGKLFA, via the coding sequence ATGGCAGAACCTAACATTTTGTTAACCCGAATCGACAACCGCCTGATTCATGGCCAAGTTGCCACCCAGTGGAATTCCACCATTGGTTCAAATCTCATCCTCGTTGCAAACGATGAGGTTTCTGGCAACACCATGCGTCAGAATCTTATGAAAATGGCCGCTCCCACGGGCGTCCAAACGCGCTTCTTCTCGCTGCAAAAGACCATCGATGTGATTGGTAAGGCATCGCCGCAGCAGAAGATTTTTATCGTGGCCGAATCTCCACAAGACGTGCTGAAGCTCGTTAAGGGTGGGGTACCTATACGTAAGGTAAACATCGGCAATATGCATATGTCGGAAGGAAAGCGGCAGGTTGCTACCTCGGTAGCAGTCGATGACGCAGATGTTGCCGCCTTCCGTGAGCTGCAGGAATTGGGGGTGGAGTTAGAGATTAGGCGTGTTCCGAGCACGCCGGTAGAGGATACGGGCAAGCTCTTCGCCTAA
- the yajC gene encoding preprotein translocase subunit YajC, with the protein MEALGPYILASSLVMLGMLVLLGVAYTIWSQLNMKKKRAYFKELHADLKLGQEVMFGGGIFGTVKEIDGDRVAVKVRSGAVLDVSRYAIQQIDR; encoded by the coding sequence ATGGAGGCGCTGGGACCTTATATCCTTGCGTCCTCTTTGGTCATGCTTGGCATGTTGGTCTTGCTGGGCGTGGCATATACCATTTGGTCGCAGCTTAACATGAAAAAAAAGCGTGCCTACTTTAAGGAGTTGCACGCCGATCTTAAGCTTGGTCAAGAAGTTATGTTTGGCGGTGGCATTTTTGGCACTGTCAAAGAGATTGATGGTGACCGAGTAGCCGTCAAGGTGCGTTCAGGCGCTGTGCTTGATGTTTCTCGCTACGCTATTCAGCAGATTGACCGGTAA